One Succinivibrio dextrinosolvens DNA window includes the following coding sequences:
- a CDS encoding AAA family ATPase, producing the protein MAKKKIIVGMSTLSEIRDKGGIYVDKTRFIDYLENNAGTSVPVFLRPRRFGKSLTASVLHSYYDISEKDQFEKNFKGTWIYDHRTPLASSYYVIHFDFSNVSSDPAQVNRSFIISVAASISNFTDKYPEQSLAREELEPSLYKNATELLTKFLTKFSGNVGAGEYLYVIIDEYDHFANEILSKDKEAFKDITSTAEGHEGLIKQFYAQLKAYYRGNRNGGIDRFFITGVSSVSLDSVTSGFNIATNISSELDFGSMIGFTHDELSVVIDESVDFSLLPNNITKSQIIQIMEENFDGYSFNRYSNEKLFNSNLCLDYLRKMLSIKTIPDLNEISLNDNTSKLRGMLNLCEDYVREEIVRAMFNKRPIVTELPDKMNLNSTNYFDKSQIVSLLYHLGYLTIDTDTSREEGVTSFVIPNKVYEKLFLDYCRLSMGYSADAYKDLSSMYEESADITPLMEIITEQIETKLNPQSLGKFTEMALQLICDSIINNSRKRQLNSYIEFYTGKGFADVFVKNIYPNGHYFLLELKYLHKKDDSKSAVEGKLAEAREEIERYLEGTVLKEKVGNHPLDCYAIVFVGSECRLCQKIC; encoded by the coding sequence ATGGCAAAGAAAAAAATCATCGTAGGAATGAGCACTTTATCTGAGATTAGAGATAAAGGTGGCATTTATGTAGATAAAACAAGGTTTATTGATTATCTAGAAAATAATGCTGGCACCAGTGTTCCGGTTTTCCTTCGTCCTCGACGTTTTGGAAAGAGTCTTACTGCAAGTGTGCTTCACAGTTACTATGATATTTCTGAAAAAGATCAGTTTGAAAAGAATTTCAAAGGTACTTGGATTTATGATCACAGAACTCCTCTTGCCAGTTCCTACTATGTCATTCATTTTGATTTTTCAAATGTTTCCTCAGACCCTGCACAGGTGAATAGAAGTTTCATAATCTCGGTTGCCGCCAGTATTTCAAACTTTACTGATAAATATCCAGAGCAGAGCCTTGCAAGAGAAGAGCTTGAGCCTTCTCTGTATAAAAATGCCACAGAACTTCTGACCAAATTTCTGACAAAATTTTCAGGTAATGTTGGTGCAGGTGAATATCTGTATGTAATTATTGATGAATATGATCACTTTGCAAATGAGATTCTTTCCAAAGATAAGGAAGCCTTTAAGGATATAACCTCAACAGCTGAAGGGCATGAAGGTCTTATAAAGCAGTTTTATGCTCAGCTTAAAGCCTATTACCGTGGCAATCGTAATGGAGGAATAGACAGATTCTTTATTACTGGAGTGTCTTCAGTTTCCTTAGATTCAGTAACTTCAGGCTTTAATATAGCAACTAATATTAGTTCTGAGCTAGATTTTGGTTCTATGATTGGCTTTACCCATGATGAATTATCCGTGGTTATCGATGAATCTGTAGATTTTTCTCTGCTACCTAATAATATTACAAAGAGTCAGATAATACAGATTATGGAAGAGAATTTTGACGGTTATTCTTTTAATAGATATTCCAACGAGAAGCTGTTTAATTCAAATCTCTGTCTTGATTATCTAAGAAAGATGCTTTCAATAAAAACTATTCCTGACTTAAATGAAATATCTCTGAATGATAATACTAGCAAGCTAAGAGGAATGCTGAATCTCTGTGAGGATTACGTCAGAGAAGAAATAGTCAGGGCAATGTTTAATAAAAGGCCTATTGTTACAGAACTCCCTGACAAGATGAATCTGAACAGTACCAATTATTTTGATAAATCTCAGATTGTATCTCTACTTTATCACTTGGGGTATCTGACAATAGACACCGATACTTCCAGAGAAGAAGGTGTTACAAGCTTTGTTATTCCCAATAAAGTCTATGAGAAACTTTTCCTAGACTACTGTCGTCTGTCTATGGGCTACAGTGCAGATGCCTACAAAGATTTATCTTCCATGTATGAAGAGTCTGCTGATATAACTCCTCTTATGGAAATAATAACAGAACAGATAGAGACCAAGCTTAATCCTCAGTCTTTAGGAAAATTTACTGAGATGGCACTGCAGCTGATATGTGACAGTATCATTAACAACAGTAGAAAGAGACAGCTTAACTCTTATATAGAATTTTATACAGGAAAAGGCTTTGCAGATGTATTTGTAAAGAATATCTATCCAAACGGGCACTATTTCCTGCTTGAACTTAAATACCTGCATAAAAAGGATGACAGCAAGTCTGCTGTAGAAGGAAAACTTGCCGAGGCTAGAGAGGAAATTGAAAGATACCTTGAGGGCACAGTACTCAAAGAAAAGGTTGGTAATCATCCTCTAGACTGCTATGCAATTGTTTTTGTTGGCTCAGAGTGCAGATTGTGTCAGAAAATTTGTTAA